The DNA segment CGCGGCGTTCACCGCCTACCCCCGTGCCTGGGCCTACGTGGCCGGCGCCTGCCTGCTCGGTCTGACCTTCTACCTCGCCACTCTCCTGCTGGAACGGCTCGCCATGCCGTGGCGGCAGAGTCTCATCTCCTGAGGGGTTTTTTTATGCGCCGAAACCGGATATTTGCTTCTATTGTCGCCACCTCGGCCCTCGTTCTGGCCGGCTGTGGCACCGCCGACACCCCCACCACCGCCACCCCGGGCGCGAGCGGCGCGCTCACCCCGATCAAGCTGCAGTTGCAGTGGTTCTACCAGGCGCAGTTCGCCGGTTACATCGCCGCGGTGGACCAGGGCTTCTACCGGGAGCAGGGGCTCGACGTCGAGCTGCTCGAAGGCGGCGTCGACATCGTCCCGCAGACGGTGCTGGCCCAGGGCAAGGCCGACTACGCGGTCGCCTGGGTGCCGAAGGCCCTCGCCTCCCGCGAGCAGGGCGCCGGGATCACCGACGTCGGGCAGATCTTCGCCCAGTCCGGCACCTACCAGGTGGCCTGGGCGGACAGCGGGATCAAGACGGCGGCGGACCTCAAGGGCAAGAAGGTCGGCAACTGGGGCTTCGGCAACGAGTTCGAGCTGTTCGCCGGCATGACCAAGGCCGGCCTCGACCCTGGCAAGGACGTCACGCTGGTCCAGCAGCAGTTCGACATGCAGGCGCTGCTGAAGAAGGAGATCGACGCGGCGCAGGCGATGAGCTACAACGAGTACGCCCAGCTGCTCGAAGCGAAGAATCCGGCGACCGGCAAGCTCTACACCGCCGACGACTTCTCGATCATCGACTGGAAGACCGAAGGGTCGTCGATGCTCCAGGACGCCGTCTGGGCGAACACCGAGAAGCTGAACGACCCGGCGTACCAGCAGCAGACCGTGAAGTTCCTGACCGCGACGATCCAGGGCTGGGCGTTCTGCCGGGACAACGCGGAG comes from the Actinoplanes sp. OR16 genome and includes:
- a CDS encoding ABC transporter substrate-binding protein encodes the protein MRRNRIFASIVATSALVLAGCGTADTPTTATPGASGALTPIKLQLQWFYQAQFAGYIAAVDQGFYREQGLDVELLEGGVDIVPQTVLAQGKADYAVAWVPKALASREQGAGITDVGQIFAQSGTYQVAWADSGIKTAADLKGKKVGNWGFGNEFELFAGMTKAGLDPGKDVTLVQQQFDMQALLKKEIDAAQAMSYNEYAQLLEAKNPATGKLYTADDFSIIDWKTEGSSMLQDAVWANTEKLNDPAYQQQTVKFLTATIQGWAFCRDNAEKCRDLVVAKGSKLGKSHQLWQMNETNKLIWPSTGGIGVIDEAAWKQTVDLSMTTKNQTGDTVLTKAPEGLAYTNDYITQAVAAAKAAGVDVNGAAFQPATVTLEEGGA